One part of the Streptomyces lienomycini genome encodes these proteins:
- a CDS encoding TetR/AcrR family transcriptional regulator: protein MPDQPSHQPADHAAEAPPPDALRADARRNRERVLEAAREVFAAQGVDAPMSAVARRAGVGVATLYRRFPTRSALVTAAFEDQLAVCATAFEEAMADPSPGHGLYTLLERVCTTLVTDRGFETVFMADFPEALDYDRERACAEEGLSHLIRRARDAGQLREDFAPADVPLLLLAVGGLAGQPPETALPAARRLLTYLFQSFQAHPPSQPGPLPPAPPLDLSGLNRPGPAPTSTVRP from the coding sequence ATGCCTGACCAGCCCTCTCACCAACCCGCAGACCACGCCGCCGAGGCCCCTCCCCCGGACGCCCTGCGCGCCGACGCCCGCCGCAACCGCGAACGCGTCCTGGAGGCCGCACGCGAGGTCTTCGCCGCCCAGGGTGTCGACGCCCCGATGAGCGCGGTCGCCCGCCGGGCGGGCGTCGGCGTGGCCACCCTCTACCGCCGCTTCCCCACCCGCTCCGCGCTCGTCACCGCCGCCTTCGAGGACCAGCTCGCCGTGTGCGCGACGGCGTTCGAGGAGGCCATGGCCGACCCCAGCCCGGGCCACGGTCTGTACACCCTGCTGGAGAGGGTGTGCACCACGCTGGTCACCGACCGCGGCTTCGAGACGGTGTTCATGGCCGACTTCCCCGAGGCCCTGGACTACGACCGCGAGCGCGCCTGCGCCGAGGAGGGCCTGTCCCACCTGATCCGGCGTGCCCGCGACGCGGGCCAGCTCCGCGAGGACTTCGCCCCCGCCGACGTCCCCCTGCTCCTCCTCGCGGTGGGCGGCCTGGCGGGCCAACCCCCCGAAACCGCCCTCCCCGCCGCCCGCCGCCTCCTCACCTACCTCTTCCAGTCCTTCCAGGCCCACCCGCCGTCCCAACCGGGCCCCCTGCCACCGGCCCCGCCGCTGGACCTGTCGGGCCTGAACCGCCCGGGGCCGGCACCGACGTCCACCGTGCGTCCATGA